Proteins co-encoded in one Capsicum annuum cultivar UCD-10X-F1 chromosome 9, UCD10Xv1.1, whole genome shotgun sequence genomic window:
- the LOC107857046 gene encoding uncharacterized protein LOC107857046: MATTGGSVSLSSFRSPSFRRRAKPVLPADSLELRHLKTCKCRIVPSSRNVFCFAAHESSSSVTVAAETEEKKESETAEETGPAKPKPKLKAAAKAPAKSLAQMMEEDVIPSLKAIFEAQNDIRELDLSFNDNKLEGSFLKKGNPYSFWAFFPDGLTGPRGFSLSSYGSGVSTVEPFLVDEKKITAKHVVFWVEKRLAAQGIIPVWKV, from the exons ATGGCAACAACAGGAGGTTCTGTTTCACTTTCTAGCTTCCGTTCACCATCTTTTCGCCGTAGAGCTAAACCCGTATTGCCTGCTGATTCACTTGAACTGAGACACCTCAAAACGTGCAAATGTAGGATAGTCCCTTCTAGCAGAAATGTTTTCTGCTTTGCAGCCCATGAATCTTCTTCATCTGTAACTG TTGCTGCCGAAACGGAGGAGAAGAAAGAGTCTGAGACTGCTGAAGAAACAGGTCCGGCAAAACCAAAGCCAAAGCTAAAGGCTGCTGCAAAAGCTCCAGCAAAGTCGCTAGCTCAGATGATGGAGGAGGATGTAATCCCTTCACTGAAAGCAATTTTTGAAGCCCAAAACGACATCCGTGAGCTCGACCTATCATTTAATGACAACAAG CTGGAGGGCTCATTTCTAAAGAAGGGCAATCCATATTCATTTTGGGCATTCTTTCCGGATGGACTCACAG GTCCTAGAGGTTTCTCTTTGTCCTCCTATGGTTCTGGAGTAAGCACTGTGGAACCTTTTCTTGTTGATGAGAAAAAGATAACCGCAAAGCATGTTGTGTTCTGGGTTGAGAAGCGCTTAGCTGCTCAAGGAATTATTCCTGTCTGGAAAGTATAA